In Zunongwangia profunda SM-A87, the following proteins share a genomic window:
- a CDS encoding NAD(P)/FAD-dependent oxidoreductase: protein MENKKFEVIIIGGSYAGLSAAMALGRSLRKVLIIDSGSACNRQTPHSHNFITQDGVPPAKISEKAKNQVLQYKSVAFINDLAIKAEKTENGFNVDTQSGEKLVTSKIIFATGIKDLVPPVPGFKECWGISLIHCPYCHGFEFRTKKTGILANGERAFHLASLVSNLTNDLIILTTGKADFKPEQFAKLEAHRIPIIETEIAALEHQEGQVKNIVFTNGDREIFDALYAGFPFKQHSDIPLFLGCELTEQGYIRVNEFQQTTIDGVYACGDNTSRMRSVAAAVASGNLAGAMTNAALTKELF, encoded by the coding sequence ATGGAAAACAAAAAATTTGAAGTTATCATCATCGGTGGAAGCTACGCCGGCCTATCCGCAGCAATGGCACTGGGAAGATCCTTGCGCAAAGTATTAATTATAGATAGTGGTTCAGCCTGTAACCGGCAAACACCACATTCCCATAATTTTATTACCCAGGATGGAGTGCCGCCTGCTAAAATTTCAGAAAAAGCGAAAAATCAGGTGCTTCAGTATAAAAGTGTAGCATTCATAAATGACCTTGCCATAAAGGCTGAAAAAACTGAAAATGGATTCAACGTCGATACACAATCCGGAGAAAAACTGGTGACCAGCAAAATCATTTTTGCTACGGGAATAAAGGATTTAGTACCACCTGTTCCGGGGTTTAAAGAATGTTGGGGAATCTCTTTAATTCATTGCCCCTATTGTCACGGTTTTGAGTTCCGAACCAAAAAAACAGGAATCCTGGCCAATGGAGAGCGTGCTTTTCATTTAGCTTCACTAGTAAGTAACCTTACCAACGACTTAATTATCCTAACTACTGGTAAAGCCGATTTTAAACCTGAGCAATTTGCTAAACTGGAAGCACATCGTATACCTATTATTGAAACAGAAATCGCAGCGCTCGAACATCAGGAAGGCCAAGTAAAAAACATCGTATTTACTAATGGAGATCGAGAAATATTTGATGCCTTATATGCAGGTTTTCCTTTTAAACAGCATTCTGACATTCCACTATTCTTAGGCTGTGAACTAACGGAACAGGGATATATTAGAGTTAATGAATTTCAGCAAACTACTATCGACGGGGTGTATGCCTGTGGTGATAATACAAGTAGGATGCGCTCGGTCGCTGCCGCCGTAGCCAGTGGTAACCTGGCCGGTGCGATGACTAACGCAGCATTAACCAAAGAACTTTTTTAA
- a CDS encoding TetR/AcrR family transcriptional regulator: MMTATKKRIIESAIQVFNEDLSAPLQKVADNAAVTRRTLHRYFKDRSDLVEICRQAIEISCKKAMIAAIQSSDEPLIQLEKMLYAGIDCGAKYATFYSMHRNPDHIHTRQNKNCADYDYIYSTFQQIILKLQKTGKLNPKMSPEWIQVLHSGIIESTVNARETQQNIEDIKQLAWTSYFKAISP; encoded by the coding sequence ATGATGACGGCTACCAAAAAACGAATCATAGAATCTGCTATTCAAGTTTTCAATGAAGACTTATCTGCTCCTTTGCAGAAAGTAGCAGATAATGCAGCGGTAACACGCCGAACTTTACACCGGTATTTTAAAGATCGTAGTGACCTGGTAGAGATTTGTAGACAAGCTATAGAAATAAGCTGTAAAAAAGCAATGATTGCGGCGATACAAAGCAGTGATGAGCCGCTTATCCAGTTAGAAAAGATGCTTTACGCCGGCATTGATTGTGGTGCAAAATATGCAACGTTTTATAGCATGCATCGAAATCCAGATCATATCCATACCCGGCAAAATAAAAATTGTGCTGATTATGATTACATCTATTCAACATTTCAACAGATCATTCTTAAATTACAGAAAACCGGGAAATTAAACCCGAAAATGTCTCCGGAATGGATTCAGGTTTTACACTCCGGAATTATCGAAAGTACCGTTAATGCTAGAGAGACGCAGCAGAATATAGAAGATATAAAACAACTGGCCTGGACGTCGTACTTTAAAGCTATAAGCCCTTAA
- a CDS encoding DUF805 domain-containing protein, protein MKWYLKAFRQYSDFKGRARRKEYFMFGVINALFSIGCMLLSFGLSNWLEAPAFISIYVLYMLVSLLPSLAVSVRRMHDIGKSGWMLLVGCIPLVGPIWMLVLLITDSDAQNNEYGPNPKEEFLLEDI, encoded by the coding sequence ATGAAATGGTATTTAAAAGCCTTCCGTCAGTATTCAGATTTTAAAGGTAGAGCAAGAAGAAAAGAGTATTTTATGTTTGGGGTGATCAATGCACTATTTTCCATTGGTTGTATGCTCTTAAGTTTTGGATTGAGCAACTGGTTAGAAGCTCCGGCCTTTATTAGTATTTACGTTTTGTATATGTTGGTTTCTTTACTCCCATCACTTGCAGTATCGGTAAGGCGTATGCATGATATTGGTAAAAGCGGATGGATGTTATTGGTAGGCTGTATCCCATTGGTGGGACCAATATGGATGTTAGTTTTATTAATTACAGACAGTGATGCGCAAAACAATGAATATGGACCAAACCCAAAGGAAGAATTCCTGTTAGAAGATATTTAA
- a CDS encoding sensor histidine kinase, translating into MNKEFTLEDRLKERVKELTCLYSISSVLRKHSNNIQETLKEVCEITKNAWRHPKATIVELQYTDFQINTAPIPNKHVFQESKLSDHQENSGKIRVYYDAENYDKTDFLEEEQQLLNQIAIEISDFFQRESIKEREELVRRKAEHNDRLAILGEITAGIAHELNTPLGNILGFAELIQENNKDEQTKNDLDKIIKASIYSREIVKKLMFFACEMPHQKQPQQIKPIIEQALSLLGPNLKKAGVTCSFEIDEDNLVFPLDMIQFTQIIFNLVINAIYVSPPKSKIQISVSHSKNHLLMEIKDQGPGVPKALRKKVFHPFYSTKPLGEGSGLGLSVVHGIVKAHQGEIKIKENIPNGSNFQILLPL; encoded by the coding sequence ATGAACAAAGAATTTACATTAGAAGATCGTCTAAAAGAAAGGGTAAAGGAATTAACATGCCTTTATAGTATCTCGAGTGTTTTAAGAAAGCATTCCAACAATATTCAGGAAACCTTAAAAGAAGTTTGTGAAATCACCAAAAACGCCTGGCGACACCCTAAAGCTACTATTGTAGAATTACAGTATACTGATTTTCAAATTAACACCGCCCCTATTCCAAATAAGCATGTGTTTCAGGAAAGTAAACTATCAGACCATCAGGAAAATTCTGGAAAAATAAGGGTATATTATGATGCTGAAAACTATGACAAAACTGATTTCTTAGAAGAAGAACAACAATTATTAAATCAAATAGCGATAGAAATCAGTGACTTTTTTCAAAGAGAAAGCATTAAAGAACGAGAAGAATTAGTACGCCGAAAAGCTGAACATAACGACCGTTTGGCTATTTTAGGTGAAATAACCGCTGGTATCGCACACGAATTAAATACTCCTTTAGGGAACATTCTGGGATTTGCTGAACTTATACAGGAAAATAATAAGGATGAGCAGACTAAAAATGATCTGGATAAAATAATTAAAGCCAGTATATATTCCAGAGAAATTGTAAAAAAACTAATGTTTTTTGCCTGTGAAATGCCACATCAAAAGCAACCACAACAAATAAAACCTATTATAGAACAAGCTTTATCTCTGTTGGGACCCAATCTTAAAAAAGCAGGGGTTACCTGTAGTTTTGAAATTGATGAAGATAATTTGGTTTTTCCGCTGGATATGATACAATTTACGCAAATCATTTTTAACCTGGTTATCAATGCTATTTATGTATCTCCTCCCAAAAGTAAGATTCAAATTTCGGTCAGCCATTCTAAAAATCATCTCCTTATGGAAATTAAAGACCAGGGGCCCGGAGTTCCAAAGGCGCTTCGGAAAAAAGTCTTCCATCCATTTTATAGTACAAAACCCCTTGGAGAAGGTTCAGGATTAGGATTAAGCGTGGTGCACGGCATTGTAAAAGCACATCAGGGAGAAATTAAAATAAAAGAGAATATACCTAACGGAAGTAACTTTCAGATTCTATTACCGCTATAA
- a CDS encoding BamA/TamA family outer membrane protein, with the protein MIRNNYLTLFIFCFVFILQSFVYAQQTKDNKASKSFISRYINTVLKDTVSKERSQFFVFPTVGYRPETGVEFGLTPLYIYYANEDVNNRLSEMKAYSFFTLNGQYGIRISHALYSDKDTWFFLGDIDFEQFPLKYYGIGSDVPTSNIALVDATQIRIKERVLRKVLDNFYIGLETDFRSLSNVSFEPSEDNEEINFELPFGAEGTTNFGVGVGFVYDERHNVLNERDAFFSEFAYLNYNPFWKSNVEYQLITLDNRLFKKVGDNDVLAAQVYGEFNFGGEVPFNQLSYMGGESLMRGYFKGRYRDRNQIAAQVEYRFLPLKLGFTDRLGATIFTGIGEVFNQWDELQLNNVKWSAGAGARFLIFQQKDVYLRFDYAFTRDDSNFYISIGEAF; encoded by the coding sequence ATGATTAGAAATAACTATCTTACTTTATTTATTTTCTGCTTCGTATTTATTTTACAATCGTTCGTTTACGCTCAGCAAACAAAAGATAATAAAGCCAGTAAAAGTTTTATATCCAGGTATATCAATACTGTTTTAAAGGATACGGTTTCTAAGGAACGCTCGCAATTTTTTGTTTTTCCTACCGTTGGCTATCGTCCTGAAACAGGTGTAGAATTCGGTTTAACTCCCTTATACATTTATTACGCTAATGAAGATGTAAACAATCGGCTTAGCGAAATGAAAGCCTATAGTTTTTTTACGCTTAATGGGCAGTATGGTATTAGAATTAGTCATGCCTTATATTCAGATAAAGATACCTGGTTTTTTCTTGGAGATATAGATTTTGAACAGTTTCCGCTTAAATATTATGGTATCGGGAGCGACGTTCCTACAAGTAATATCGCACTGGTGGATGCCACTCAAATTAGAATTAAAGAACGGGTTTTACGTAAGGTACTGGATAATTTTTACATAGGTCTTGAAACCGATTTTAGAAGTTTAAGTAATGTTTCTTTTGAGCCTTCCGAAGATAATGAAGAAATCAATTTTGAATTGCCTTTTGGAGCTGAAGGAACCACCAATTTTGGAGTTGGAGTAGGCTTTGTATATGATGAACGGCATAATGTATTAAATGAAAGAGATGCTTTTTTTAGTGAGTTTGCCTATCTTAATTATAATCCTTTTTGGAAAAGCAATGTAGAATATCAATTGATCACCCTAGATAACCGTCTTTTTAAAAAAGTAGGTGATAATGATGTTTTGGCAGCACAGGTTTATGGGGAGTTTAATTTTGGCGGTGAAGTCCCCTTTAATCAATTATCTTATATGGGAGGAGAAAGTCTTATGCGTGGTTATTTTAAAGGTCGATATCGGGACCGTAACCAGATTGCTGCGCAGGTAGAATATCGATTTTTACCTTTAAAATTAGGCTTTACAGATCGTTTAGGGGCTACCATTTTTACGGGAATAGGAGAGGTGTTTAACCAATGGGATGAATTACAGTTGAATAATGTAAAATGGTCTGCCGGGGCAGGGGCACGATTTTTAATTTTTCAACAAAAAGATGTGTATCTGCGTTTTGATTATGCTTTTACCAGGGATGATAGCAACTTCTATATCAGTATTGGAGAAGCTTTTTAG
- a CDS encoding response regulator transcription factor: MKTVYNIIIADDHKMFVDGLRSILEQEDDLHILHTTSTGEEVLKYLKINQNEQIDLLITDLNMPGMDGIALNKNIKKDFPGIKTLVISMLEDGAKIKSLTEDEVNGYLSKNAEQKELLKAIRQILLGENYFSTHIQSILIQSLTNSRKASEIRLTQREKEVLQLIAKEHTTQEIADMLFLSKHTIESYRKNLINKLEVRNLAGLTRYAIEHNMV; encoded by the coding sequence ATGAAAACAGTCTATAACATCATTATTGCCGACGACCATAAAATGTTTGTGGACGGGCTACGGAGCATTTTAGAACAGGAAGATGATTTACATATTTTACATACAACATCTACCGGGGAAGAAGTTTTAAAGTATCTAAAAATCAATCAAAATGAGCAAATCGATTTGCTTATAACAGATCTTAATATGCCCGGAATGGACGGTATTGCACTAAATAAAAATATCAAAAAAGATTTTCCGGGAATTAAAACCCTGGTGATCAGTATGCTTGAAGACGGGGCCAAGATTAAATCCTTAACCGAAGATGAAGTTAATGGCTATCTTTCTAAAAATGCTGAGCAAAAAGAACTGCTAAAGGCCATCAGGCAAATCCTTTTAGGAGAAAATTACTTTTCTACCCATATTCAATCCATTTTAATCCAATCCTTAACCAATAGCCGAAAAGCTTCTGAAATTAGATTAACCCAGCGAGAAAAGGAAGTGTTACAGTTAATCGCTAAAGAACATACTACCCAGGAAATAGCAGATATGCTATTTTTAAGTAAACATACCATTGAAAGTTATCGTAAAAACCTAATTAACAAACTAGAAGTACGAAATTTAGCAGGGTTAACACGCTATGCTATAGAACATAATATGGTTTAA
- a CDS encoding sigma-54-dependent transcriptional regulator produces the protein MTYKKANILIVDDDFDMLELLQRQLQDQNFHAYKASSVLEAINILKYSRIDLLVTDLQMPQVDGRELIKYASDHYPALPTLVITGFPSIDGALEAMRSGAIDYLIKPFTKEELKNAVVKALPQNLQETPQQSAANNSISYAGIIGNSDPMQKLIDLIERVKDNKATVLIQGESGTGKELIARAIHYKGRFAAQPFIAVNCGGIPEELLEAELFGYTKGAFTGALENRQGFFQAADKGTIFLDEIGNAPMKVQTRLLRVLQEKEIQRIGEQEAKKIDIRIIAATNSDLFKMVQNGKFREDLYYRLNVVNISTPPLRSHKSDIPFLANNFLRKYGSEYGKRAKLSEKALELLQNYDWPGNVRELENIIQRALILSDDDISIAQLPDHFKYNINTSDAAFKSLAEIEKEYILKVLAYTDQNKTQAAEILKIDRKTLRNKLN, from the coding sequence ATGACCTATAAAAAAGCAAATATATTAATAGTAGATGATGATTTTGATATGTTGGAATTGCTTCAGCGACAACTACAAGATCAGAACTTTCATGCCTATAAAGCTTCCAGTGTTCTGGAAGCCATAAATATTCTAAAATATAGTCGTATCGATTTACTGGTTACAGATTTGCAAATGCCTCAAGTCGATGGAAGGGAATTAATAAAATACGCCTCCGATCATTATCCTGCTCTTCCTACGCTGGTCATCACAGGATTTCCGTCTATCGATGGTGCTTTGGAAGCTATGAGATCTGGAGCAATAGATTATCTTATTAAGCCATTTACCAAAGAGGAATTAAAAAATGCGGTAGTCAAAGCTTTGCCTCAAAATCTACAGGAAACGCCTCAGCAATCTGCCGCTAATAACAGCATTTCTTATGCTGGTATTATTGGAAACTCTGATCCTATGCAAAAGCTTATCGATCTTATCGAAAGAGTTAAAGACAACAAAGCAACGGTTCTAATCCAGGGAGAAAGTGGCACCGGAAAAGAACTTATTGCAAGAGCTATTCATTATAAAGGAAGATTTGCCGCTCAACCTTTTATTGCTGTAAATTGCGGTGGAATACCTGAGGAGCTGCTTGAAGCCGAATTATTTGGATATACTAAAGGTGCATTTACCGGGGCTTTAGAGAACCGCCAGGGATTTTTTCAGGCCGCAGATAAAGGCACTATATTTTTAGACGAGATAGGAAATGCCCCCATGAAGGTACAAACCAGACTGCTAAGAGTCCTTCAGGAAAAAGAAATACAACGTATTGGAGAGCAGGAAGCTAAGAAAATTGACATTCGTATCATTGCGGCTACCAATAGTGATCTTTTTAAAATGGTGCAAAACGGTAAATTTCGTGAAGATCTTTATTATCGTTTAAATGTGGTGAATATAAGTACTCCTCCCCTGCGTTCGCATAAAAGTGATATTCCTTTTCTAGCAAATAATTTTTTAAGAAAATACGGATCGGAATATGGAAAACGGGCAAAGCTTAGCGAAAAAGCATTAGAATTATTACAGAATTACGACTGGCCAGGAAATGTTAGAGAACTTGAGAATATTATTCAGCGTGCATTAATTTTAAGCGATGATGACATAAGCATTGCTCAGCTTCCAGATCATTTTAAATACAATATTAATACTAGTGATGCCGCGTTTAAATCTTTAGCTGAAATTGAAAAAGAATATATTCTTAAAGTTCTGGCCTATACCGATCAAAACAAAACGCAGGCTGCCGAGATTCTCAAAATAGATCGCAAAACCCTGCGTAATAAACTAAACTAA
- a CDS encoding sensor histidine kinase has translation MSFQRLVYFLFFFFILIQAHAQDKYSHFKAFPKIPNEVDTYLYKNLDKAISTKERLAYLDTIAQVFDKTDLADSILVYGERIQKTITALPHTSADYEYYKYRGIYYEALAKRKLGLLDEAIASYINGLESLHAAKYKPITIYLRLGLAETYLQKEELQKAKEIIEELLKLAHNNENLNALVLTALADFQYRNKEWEHAIATYTKVLELPAIKKLDKLSYRIRLNLAKLQSKNYTSLQSLEQFQHIKKECLAKGYYGYYIQAVLNEGYIYLKQQNYEAAEIALSTAYINTVSWNRLELQKKVNRSLVDLYVTKEDYKNAFNLMTQYEAVNKTIASQQNARQVRELEEKYKSLEKEREIMKLQESKLKDQIEIDKQRTIKNAVLIGFLIILIPIILLLVVYYQKLQAQSELNRQQEDLNRKEMQSLQQEQELKMARTSMKIQTRERERIAQELHDSIGGNLAAIKLQMNKLDLTTENAFNVKKQLDSTYRQVREISHSLLPKEFKEQSFAPIVQNYMDQFNEPENQSYFFNAYPEEAINQLPKKLQVALFNMIKELTTNAYKHAKANQVMIQLNDIPEEKSLSLMYEDDGIGFVPNHSEGIGLKNLKRRIDELQGNLAIDSDPGKGTVISIHIPIRSE, from the coding sequence ATGTCCTTCCAAAGGCTGGTATATTTTTTATTTTTCTTCTTCATACTCATTCAGGCACATGCACAGGATAAGTATTCCCATTTTAAAGCCTTTCCTAAAATTCCCAATGAGGTAGATACTTATCTTTATAAAAATTTAGATAAGGCAATAAGCACAAAAGAACGCCTGGCCTATCTGGATACCATCGCTCAGGTTTTTGATAAAACAGATTTAGCCGACTCGATACTGGTATATGGTGAGCGTATTCAAAAAACGATTACAGCATTACCTCATACCAGTGCGGACTACGAATATTATAAATACCGCGGAATTTATTACGAAGCCCTGGCCAAAAGAAAGTTGGGGTTATTGGATGAAGCTATTGCCAGTTATATAAATGGACTGGAAAGTTTACACGCAGCTAAATACAAACCTATCACTATATATTTAAGATTAGGCTTAGCTGAAACTTATTTACAAAAGGAAGAATTACAGAAAGCGAAAGAAATAATAGAAGAGCTTTTGAAGTTAGCACATAATAATGAAAATTTAAATGCATTAGTACTTACTGCTCTTGCCGATTTTCAGTACAGGAATAAAGAATGGGAACACGCAATAGCTACGTACACTAAAGTATTAGAATTACCGGCCATTAAAAAACTGGATAAACTTTCGTATCGCATACGATTAAACCTTGCTAAACTTCAATCAAAAAACTATACCTCATTACAGTCTCTAGAGCAATTTCAGCACATAAAAAAAGAATGCCTGGCAAAAGGTTACTATGGCTATTACATTCAGGCGGTTTTAAATGAAGGTTATATTTATTTAAAACAGCAAAATTATGAAGCGGCAGAAATCGCCCTAAGCACCGCCTATATAAATACGGTATCCTGGAATCGGCTGGAATTGCAAAAGAAAGTTAATCGCTCACTTGTGGATCTTTATGTGACTAAAGAAGATTATAAAAATGCTTTTAATTTAATGACGCAATATGAAGCGGTCAATAAAACAATAGCATCACAGCAAAATGCACGTCAGGTTAGAGAGTTAGAAGAAAAATATAAAAGTTTAGAGAAGGAGCGAGAAATAATGAAGCTTCAGGAATCCAAGCTAAAAGATCAAATAGAAATTGATAAACAACGTACGATTAAAAACGCAGTATTAATTGGTTTTTTGATCATTCTAATCCCTATTATCTTATTGCTGGTAGTTTACTACCAAAAATTGCAGGCCCAAAGTGAACTAAACAGGCAACAAGAAGATTTAAATCGTAAAGAAATGCAAAGCCTGCAACAGGAACAGGAATTAAAAATGGCCAGAACTTCCATGAAAATACAAACCAGAGAGCGTGAACGTATTGCTCAGGAACTTCACGACAGTATTGGCGGAAATCTTGCAGCGATCAAACTTCAAATGAATAAGCTCGATCTAACAACAGAAAACGCCTTTAATGTAAAAAAACAACTAGACAGTACTTATCGTCAGGTAAGGGAAATTTCCCATAGTTTATTACCCAAAGAATTTAAAGAGCAGTCTTTTGCGCCTATCGTCCAAAATTATATGGACCAATTTAACGAGCCTGAAAATCAAAGTTATTTTTTTAATGCCTATCCTGAAGAGGCTATTAATCAACTGCCTAAAAAACTTCAGGTAGCTTTATTTAATATGATTAAAGAATTAACCACCAATGCATACAAACACGCCAAAGCCAATCAGGTGATGATTCAATTAAATGATATCCCCGAAGAGAAAAGCCTTTCCCTAATGTACGAAGATGACGGGATAGGTTTTGTACCAAATCATTCAGAAGGTATAGGATTAAAAAACCTAAAAAGGAGAATAGATGAACTTCAGGGGAATTTAGCCATTGATAGCGATCCTGGTAAGGGAACGGTGATTAGCATTCATATTCCTATTCGCAGTGAGTAA
- a CDS encoding Glu/Leu/Phe/Val family dehydrogenase, which yields MKKEKTKKQSMHATVMSQFNKTADRMDLNVNIRKILSISNSEIIVHFPVKMDDGSVEVFTGYRVQHNNALGPYKGGLRYHDTVDIDAARALAMWMTWKTSLAGLPFGGAKGGIEIDPRKYSIGELERITRRFTYALGENIGPEHDIPAPDINTNAQTMAWIADTYMSTIPTSERSHNRHIVTGKPLGVGGLEGRDRATGYGVFLSAKLYLENKGERLEDKTFIVQGFGNVGYWASHFLVKEGARLLAVQDAHATLYKKEGIDVEGLAVHSNPRKGSIADYPDAVTIPPEDFFGLECDIIIPAALGNQITAVVAEKIKAPLILEGANGPTDKEGEDILLRNNATIIPDIFCNSGGVISSYFEWLQNRNGELWDLEESMGKLQKKLTENFKRIQREVEEKNIDWRTAAYMLAISRIETAYQQRGIFP from the coding sequence ATGAAAAAGGAAAAAACAAAAAAACAATCAATGCATGCTACGGTAATGAGCCAGTTTAATAAAACGGCAGACCGTATGGATCTAAATGTTAATATAAGAAAGATCCTTTCAATTTCAAACAGTGAAATTATCGTTCACTTTCCGGTTAAGATGGACGACGGAAGTGTAGAAGTCTTTACCGGTTATCGTGTACAGCATAACAATGCCCTGGGGCCATACAAAGGTGGTTTGCGTTATCATGACACGGTAGATATTGATGCTGCCAGAGCTTTGGCGATGTGGATGACCTGGAAAACTTCTCTTGCAGGACTGCCATTTGGGGGCGCTAAAGGCGGGATAGAAATAGATCCCAGAAAATATTCTATTGGAGAACTAGAGCGAATAACCCGTAGATTCACCTATGCACTGGGAGAAAATATAGGGCCAGAACATGATATTCCTGCTCCAGATATTAATACCAATGCTCAAACGATGGCATGGATTGCAGACACTTATATGTCTACTATCCCAACTTCAGAGCGTTCGCATAACCGGCATATCGTTACAGGTAAACCATTGGGCGTAGGCGGACTGGAAGGTCGGGATCGTGCTACCGGCTATGGTGTATTTCTATCAGCAAAACTTTATTTAGAAAATAAAGGAGAACGTTTAGAGGATAAAACATTTATTGTTCAGGGATTTGGAAATGTTGGCTATTGGGCTTCTCACTTTCTGGTAAAAGAAGGAGCTCGTTTGCTGGCGGTTCAGGATGCTCACGCTACATTGTACAAAAAAGAAGGTATAGATGTAGAAGGATTAGCGGTACATTCTAATCCCAGAAAAGGATCGATTGCAGATTATCCGGATGCGGTTACTATTCCTCCTGAAGATTTCTTTGGTTTAGAATGTGATATCATTATTCCCGCAGCACTGGGAAATCAAATTACGGCCGTGGTCGCTGAAAAAATAAAAGCACCACTTATATTAGAAGGTGCCAATGGTCCAACGGATAAAGAAGGGGAAGACATTTTATTAAGAAACAATGCGACTATTATTCCAGATATTTTTTGCAATTCAGGCGGAGTGATTTCAAGTTATTTTGAATGGTTACAAAACCGTAACGGAGAGTTATGGGATTTGGAAGAAAGTATGGGAAAACTTCAGAAAAAACTTACTGAAAACTTTAAACGTATTCAGCGTGAAGTCGAAGAAAAAAATATCGATTGGAGAACCGCGGCATATATGCTGGCTATATCCCGAATTGAAACGGCATACCAACAAAGAGGTATTTTTCCATAA